Within Anopheles ziemanni chromosome 2, idAnoZiCoDA_A2_x.2, whole genome shotgun sequence, the genomic segment TATCGTTGGTGGTCGGTTGGATTCAAAACCTGATTTGAGTGATAGGAAACATCTGGCCACTAACCGTGCGATTTGCTCGGACACCCGCCTAACGGTCAGCTCCATCGTCGGGTACTTCTCCGCTCCACTTTCTCCAACCACGCTCGATCCACACTCTTCTCCTCTTCACTTTCGTCTTGCATGATTGTAACAATTATAAGTGCAACGAACCGAGCGTTAGAAACGAGAAAGTTCTCACGGTGCACCGTAAAACTGCATTTCACGCCtaaagtaaaacaatcaaGTGATATGAACACGCTAAGTAGCATGTAAATCTGCACCGGTAGCAATTCACTTAACAGCTATACAAATATTGGCCAGCGTGAAGTACGACCAGTTGCACCAGGATTGTTATATCACTTCAAACGTTATGTTTATTTGGCGTAAACGTTAACACCTAGGTGTAAATATATACCGTCATCTACGTGCTCGCAGTCCTCCGATCTCCCACGGAGTCCTCGCCTAGCGAAACGTAATGACATTTAACAATTGCTAACTTTGGGGTAATATAATTCACTCAAGGAAatgataatatttaaaatagagAAAACGAAACCAGTCTTTTAGAGGTAATCCGGTCGGTATTGCTTCAGCAGCTTGCGCCAAAACTGTAACCGTCCGTTACCCGGATTTCGCACCATCTGCGGCACGGTATTGATCTCTAGGCAGTCCAGGTTGAAGTCGTCGGAATCACGTGCTACTTTTTGCACCGGTTCCCATTTCACCGGCACTACGGCAGACGAACCCTGCGATGGGTGGCCGTGTTTGGCAAAGCTGGTCCAGAGGGCGATGAATATGTTGCGGACGCGACATTCGTCACTGTTTGGCGGTATTGTCGGCAGGAAGCTTGCCCTAAACGGGAGTGGGTGGATCGGAACAGGTGTTCGTTAAAGGGTTGTGCTGTGCGACTTTTTTCCTTACTGTCCGATGACACTTACTTGAACATGTACATCAAATCGTCCCCGTGGCACGCTCCACTAACATGCGACAGCAGGAAGAGACGCTTCAGCAGACTCAACCGCCCATCGTACGAGAACCGGTAGTGAAAATGCGTCACGTTCGGTTGATACTTCGCCAACCACTCCGCACCGATGACCGAGTTGGTGATGAACGTGTTGTCCGACATCAGGTCGTTCATCTGGTTGATCGTCCGCCCGTCGACTGGCCGTTCGCCGAAGTAGAACCGCTTGATCTCCTGCCCAACGAGCGTCGGGTCCATGCCCGGAGGGCGGCTCAGCAGCACCGGGACCATCCGCTCCGGCGATCGGCCGAAAGCGTGCCACCGTTTGCCGAGGGTACGTAGGGCCAGAATACCTTCACCACTGTTGCAACCCTCCAGCAGCGGCATTCGGAGGCTATCGTACGTCTTTAGGATTTCCCGTGGATGCTGCGTAATGATGCTGTCATCGGTCTGCTGCTCCTCGATCACCGGTCGGAAGACGAAGATCAGCGCGAGATGCTTCTCCGCTTCGCTGATGGCCTGCCCCTGGTGTCGAGCCAGTTCCTTCACCGGCACCTTCTCGAGCGTTTCTGTGGGGAGGATACATTTTGATTAATGGTTGCCTTTAACCAAACTCGTCCACgctgttggttttttgttgtttcaatgGCGTTTTTGGCGGACCATAAAGTGATGAAGCATGTCTTCAAAAGAAGGAGCTGAAACTAGAAGTCGAACAAGTTCGAGGAAGAAAAGAGTAGCATTGAAGTGACACACAACAGatttttgtgtatttgtgtaGTTCATAAACACTTCGTTTTTATGAAGCACCAAAGCATTCAGCATTTGGGATCTTTTTCgtaaaaaggttttaaggtgACCCGagcttataaaaaataaaatataacaaaataaaggataaaaaccaacccatcgagaagggggtggggggggggggggggggggggaatcaTAAAGAACTCAATGCAGCAGGTGACTGTGAAGTCACGTATTCTGAAGTGTCCATGTTAAACACCCTTTTTCCAGATCCCAGCGCAATTTGACAACTGACTGATGCAGTACTTGAAAgtgaattcttcttcttcttggcgtaacgacctcttggtcatgcctgcccgttaagggcttacgagacttgtttccctgttgtagtacgtggatatagtcagtcctctcgtacaggagagggtccggtctcggttgggattcgaacccacgccgtcgaggtggtgagccccggcgctcatgggccgattttctaaccggcgctaccgctcggctgtcgcagaCCCCCCAAAGTGAAAGTTAATTAAATGTACCATATCTGCAGCCAGCTTGCAGATATTTAAAGTACACTCACTAAGTTATtaaatgataatttgaaatttacaTACTCTGTTGATACTACTGATTCCTATTAAGGTCCCCCCTCATCGAGATATCTTAAAGTATGTagataaattaaaacttttcctaatCTTTTAATAAGCTACACATATCGCTTCCAAACTGACTGATTCTGATAAGATAAGAAGTTAAGGTAGTCAAGTCAAGCAAACATTACCGAACGCTACCCACGATAACGTTGGATTATATTCCCTGTAGTCCCTATTTATAAAGTGTTTACCGTTCGAGTGCGTTGACTTGTACATAAACTTACCTAAAACACCCTGATCGCTGTCTCCGGTGTAACCGAAGAACCGTGCCAACTTCCGAGCCTTCTCCACCGGTTCAACCTGGAAGAAGGCATCCGAGCAGGCGACTCCACTTTGGCATATCACTCGTTGGAAGTATTTCCTAAAGCCAGCCGGGGGAAGAGAAGGAAACCGTGACTAGGCAGTAGATAACGCCATACCCGCCACATGCTACGTATGCGCGGCATTGGCCGACCTTTTGCAACTTACTGTGAGTTCGGTGAAAGATAGTGCAAATACGCCGACATGCTGCCGGCACTTTCGCCGAACAGTGTCACATTGTCCGGATTGCCACCGAACTGGGCAATGTTTTCGTTTACCCATCTCAACGCCAGTAGCTGCGTGTGAGCACACAAGTTAATTAAAAGAACAAGCAGTGGTATTTGTTGTTGCCCGAAGACATCCGGATGCGTACCTGATCCTTGAGTGCCGCGTTACCCGGGATACCGGCACCAGGGAGACAGAGGAACCCGAGTGGTCCGAGTCGGTAGTTAAACGTGACAACGATTACATCCTGCTGAACAAAGTAGTCCGGATCGTAGAAGAAACTGCTGCCGGAACCGCTTTGGAAGCCACCGCCATGGATAAACACCATCACGGGCAACCGTGGGACACCCTTGGTGGCGTCGGCTTCACCGGGAAGGCGTGGTGTAAATACGTTCAGGTACAGGCACGACTCAGCCCCACTGACATGGTTTGAGAGGAAATCCTTCTGCATGGCGTTGGCCCGTTCGGCGTAACAGTCGACGATCGGTTTCCGGAAGCGTTCCAGCGGTACGGGAGGCCTAAAGCGCAGCTTCCCAACCGGTGGTTCCGCGTACGGAATACCCTTGAAGAAGTGGTACTGAGCCCCATTGGAGAGGGTCGAGGTAACGCCACGCACTTTACCCTGCTTCACGATAACCACGGGGCGCACGGATGGAGGTAGTAATCGAATAAGCCGATGCCGTACGAAGAACCCGATCGTTCCGCACACCATACACAAAATTGTGTACACGAAGTCAAAAAACACACGCGCCCTGGTTAGAACCATCGCGAAGGGTTTACAGGGCAGAAGAAGGAACTTGAAACCGGATAGGACCTCAATGTCGAACAGATCCGTTTCCGCGTCGATGTAGAACTAATCGCAGGAATTGCAGTACCACGCTCCAGACTTAAACTCATCGACAGCATTCGCCGAGTGCCCCCCCGCCGATCCGTTCGTCGTGTGCCTTCAAGTGGGGACATTCCGCGATATATCCGTCTCTCTCTTGCGCCAACAGCTACATATAACCCAGGAACCATTATCTTATCGGTACCCACGGCAAGCAGCCTCGATGGGGAAGCATCCGTACTCGCTGTAGCCGCCCGGCGTTGGCAAGGAAATAGCGGGGGGAGAGTGGCGGCATAGCAGGAAGGGCGAACCTAAGCGATTAGCGGGAGCACTTGTTTTGCGCGACCGGTTCGATGACGCCGGCTGATCAAGCGGTTGGAGCTCggtggggggttttttttttttgctttccggtGCCTTCCCAACACACGCTACGGCAGGTCCAGAGTACGCAGAGTTCGTGTTCGTGGATGATTCAAAGTAATTGCGTCGCGTTAGAAGGTGGGAAACGAGTGGAGTAGAAGGGGTTTGCATGAGAGgtagataaaattaaatacaccTCACCAAGCGTGGTACAGCAGCATGTGACGGGGCATGGTCCAACCTGACGCAACAGTGTCGTCAGAAGGCTTCTTTGAGGTTGGATAAAACGATGTAATTACAGCCGGTTCCTCAGAATAAAAATCCAATGAAATAGGATCTGTCCAGTTGGAGTTTTCAGATAGTTCTCGGCAGCATTTCGATTTCACTAATAAAGTtatgtttatatttgaaaaatactgTAAATTGTAGTAATTCCTTAAACCTAGCTGGACAATTTCCGGGAACTATAACCATAGGCGTGGAAAAGATCCCGCCAGAAGGCACACCTTCGCCCGAACGGATCCGATGTCATCCTTAGCGTCCGATCAATCTGAAGGCAATCCAAACGGAACCGCTCACGCTGCCCAACAGCTACTGGCTCCCAAGTGGGTAATTCCACGTCCCTGGCGGCCGGCGTGGGATTCCCGTGGCGCGCAAAATTTGTCCACAGCTTAACGATCCACTGGCGAACCCGGTTTTCATCTGCGTCTTCAGGTAGAGCGCCACAGTTTAGCGCCGAGTGGAACATGTAGAACACATCGTCACCGTGGCAGACGCCCGGCAGGTGAGACATGTTGAGCAACTGCTTGGTATTCCCGTACCGTCCGTCGAAGCTGAAGTAGTAGCAGTAATGGGGCACCTGCGGTTGATACCGGGACATCAGTTCCGCCGCGGTTACCGTCGCCATGAGGTACTCGTTGTCCGAGAGCAGATCCATCAGCTCTGGAAGCGTCTGCGAGCTTATAGGACGTTGGTCGAAGTAAAACTTCTTCACCTTCTCCCCGATGCCGATGATCGTGTCCGTCTGGAGGCGAATGCTGGCCGGCACCAACCGTTCCGGGTGGCGGTTGTACTGGGTGAGGTTTTTCTTCGCCTCCACTAGTGCCACCATTCCTTCACCACTGTTGCATCCGGTTATGATAGGGATTGGTGGTTCGAGTATGCTCGATCGAAGCGCGTCGAGCGGATGCTCGGTTACGATCGCTTCCGGGTAACTGCCTTCGACAACTGGACGGAAAGGGAACTTTAATTCCTGGAGCTGTTCACTCGCGTCTAGCGTTTCCATCTGGTATCGTATCAGTTGCGCAGCGGGTGCTTTCCGAAGAACATCTGAGGGAAGAAGCAGTAGGGGGTAAAGTAAACCCACCGTAAAAACTCGTATTTTACTCACCAAAAGCCTCACTGTCGGATGATCCACGGTAACCCAAACAGTTGGCCAGCTTTCTGGCCTTGCCACTCGGGTTTACCTGCAAAACAAAGTCTGAACAGGCAACTCCGCTTTGGCAGATGATGCGATGGAAATATTTCCTACAAGAAGTAACACATTTGTATAAAACCCACAATCTCTGTCGATAGATGTAGACGGCGAGACACGTCTTACCTGGACACTGGAGAGAGATAGTGAAGATAGGCCGCCTTCGCACCGGCACTCTCTCCAAAAAGTGTCACATTGTTGGGGTCACCACCGAAGGCGGAAATATTCTGCCGGATCCACCGCATTACCAACAGCTGGTCCTTCAGGCCAGCATTCCCCTCGACGCCGGCTTCGGGGAAGCTAAGGAACCCTAACGGCCCGAGCCGGTAGTTGAACGTTACCACCACTACCCGGTGCTGCAGGAAGTGTACCGGATCGTACAGAAACGAATCTCCACTACCGCACATGAATCCTCCACCGTGTATGTACACCATGACCGGCATCTGGGCCGTCATGCTCCCATCCCGTGGTAGTTCCGGTGTGTAGACGTTCAGGAAGAGCCCATCTTCGGAGCCTACTAGCACCTTGAGTATCTGATCGTACTGCAAACATTTGCTGCCCTCCACAAAACAATCCACTACGGGACGTTGGAACGACTCCAGGGGAACCGGACTCTGCGTGGATACGAAGAAGGGAAAGACGTCATTAAGCCAATGCCAGACTGAACCTAACCCATCACTAACATCGCGTCGATCGACGATCGAGCGTTGGTGTGCGTGTACGTGGTTCCAGCTTACCTTAAACCGGAGCTCACCGACCGGAGGCACGGCATAGGGAATGCCCTTGAAATAATGGTAATGAACACCCCGCGGACCCCGCGCCCTAACGCCGCGCACCTTGCCCGGTGCGATCGTAACGGTACTGGTGGTCCGTGGTGGCACCAACCGGTACCAAACTCTTTCGCACCAGACGTACCAGAGACCGACGAGCAACCGCAAGACGGCCGCCAGGAAAGGTAGCATTTTGATGACTGAACAGGTTGTCGTGCCGTATGGGCCATCTAACCCGGGCCCCGAGAGAGCCATACGAGCGTTTTCACACAACGCCACCTTGGCTTGGGGCGGCGGTAAATATGTGTCTGTTTACAAGCACATAGGCCGTGAATTGTTTATGTGTCCCACAAATAGACTTTCCATCGGTAGCGAAAGTGTCATgccgtttgttttgctgtggCGGTTCTTCTTCCACCGGCCGACGTCGCTTTTGAGCCGTTCCGCGGCGAAGCACAGGGGGGTTGTAAACTTCCGGAAAAAATTGCCTGcggaaaatggaggaaaatagaaaatgtgTGCAATCTGTGGGCGGGTTCAGCTAAAGCCATTTAGCTTGAATGAGTTGCAGTAAAACCATGGAAtcgattaaattaattactttTTCGTACAGCGTTTCAAACAGACTTATCCGATGTCTGATCCGATGGCAAACAGACTTATTCCtgttcatgttttatttttttagtcAGTTGTTTTGAAGGGTTTTGAATTTCTTGACGTTATGGTGGACTGATTAAGCTCCTACTTGGATAATTTTACGCAGCAAATTGGTGCAAAACTTCATCTTGGTATGGAAAAGATCGAAACGTTCATCGCATTGCATATCGTTGATTCCCATAGCAATCAGCTCGCTTgaggaaaatgaaaggatGCTTGGATAACTAGAGTCATTGCCAATTAAATCAGTAAGCAAAAGTAGTGTTTAAAACGATTTCTGACAAGAACAATTAACCAGATAGAGCCACGCAGGTTCTCGTCAAATGAAAGGTATGTGtgtggaatttaaaaaaagaatgatatgtttattattttggttGCTTGGGTAGCAGGTAGGCCAGTTGGGTCGATTTTTCCCCCAATAAAATCCCCGATTCATCTCAAAGATCTGCATAGAAGAGGGGGATCTGAACTAGCTGAACGGCCGTAGTTAGTGAAACGACTAATGTAACACTTGTTTGTATGCCTTACTGTGATACCACACACAGTTTATTGTGCTGTACTTTTCTGGTAGCATAGTAAAGTGTCGTACAGCATCACTATTCGTTCAGCAACACCTTTCGAATGTTGCCGATGTTATTTCATGTATATTTGTATAGTATAATTTTAACTTAAAAGTACAGCTagtgatgaaataataaaaattatttcatttcttatttattcattataGTATGACGGACGTTGCCGTattgtaattatttaatttctacTGATGAATTCTCTTCTAACCCTCTTAGATATCTTTTATGGTCGTCATAAAACATACTCTTAACGTTAAAATTCACTCGAAATTATGTTTGATGAATAATATTTGTGCTATTTTGCTAATTGTtaaccaatttttctcttttgtttttacatcGCCGGTCTATGAAAATACTCATTCGCATAGCACTGATGGTGCCGATATGCAAAGTGTGCGTTTCATTGGTATTCGATACAAGATTGGAAAAAAGTTTTCTCCAACTTCCACCACGCAATAGGTGTTGTACACTTTATAGGTATAGCGGTATGACTCTTTATATTGTACTACCACATTTGATTTTAAAGTACGTTTGTGGAGCCACTCTTTATTGTGCTTCGTGTGTTGGGAAGCACAGAAGCACACGATTCAACACTACAACATATTGAAATTCCTATTGTGTTTGAACAACTCTTTTCATGCATGTTTTATATACTTATATTaccacatttttatttctttctttactAATGCTATATTATCGGAAAAAGACTGGTGTAACCGAACCTGTTTAGCTAGTAATGATAAAGTTTTGtgttgaatttaatttgcatTAAGAACATACGTGACACTCTTACGAAAATACGAATATACAATACGAAAGGTCATTCTTTTATCATAATTGTGTATAAATTTCTGTTTAAATACTCATATTCAGAAAGTTTATCTATAAATAAAGATATAGGCATTACTTACttaatcaaattttctttaacacgttaagcgctacgtcggccccgtggggccgacagtgttcttccccgtaagccggcgtcggtctgctcgggCCGACAGAGCCCGTTGGGTAGtccggcgtttctacgaatcgctggcagaacgggaAGTAATACAATTTgcgcgtagcgcttaacgtgttaattaaAGTTTAGATAGTGGAACACATTTGACATTCATCAGCTTAACGACTCCATGAAATTTGAATTCTATCTTCTCACAAAAACAGTACCTTAGTAACAATGCAGATCTGAAATTCGGCAAGttgaataatataaataaaatataaaaaaggtggaaaatcaTACCGATGAAATTTTGccctattttttaattaaatcgcACATGACagtattcaaaaataaatagtttagaGCTGTAGCTCtgaaaaacttgaaaaaactAACTATGCAGTTTTTAGCATTTAAGAAAATTCCTAAATAGTTTCAACGGAGTGAATTTTTCAATAACTCCCAGTATCCAATTCAATCCAAACCTCCCTTTTTCCTATTATTAATGCCGTAAAAATGAACGGCACAATTGAATCCTCTGTTCGTTTTTATAAACGAAAAGTAACGTAAAACCTTTCATAAATATCGAACCCTTTATCTGGAGATTTATGCACAAGCAATAGCACACCATAAACCACCCGTGAAATGGATGGATCAAGAGATACGAACTTAACGAACAAACGGATCCACTTCTAAGGCACGGGACCGTTGGATGGAATAACGCATGGTACAAAGTGTACGTCcctcgagaaaaaaaacagtgtagTACAACTGCTTTATTGACACTTATCACGTGATCGAAAACTCGCCCACCCAATATTGTATCGACCTCGGCCACCTCATCTAAACATACAAAACATTCATCAAAGGTGATGTAAGGGATTTACAGAGGGGAAACCGACGAACGCTTACCGTAGGGAGACCACAGATCGTTCCACAGAGTACGTTACCAACGGTGTAGCGGCCACTATCGGCAACAGATAATCGCAAGAGAttttaacaaaacatttaaactgCCTATTAGCGCACCCTCCGCTCCCCTAGCGGAAAGGCGGACGGATGCAAACAGGATATCACAAAAAAGGGGCCAAGGATCGGGTGCGACCCCTTCCCGAGCCGCAAAGGTAGCGCGTCACCGAGGGTTTATGTGCGGTTTGGCTTTTCGGGCGTTGATTGAGGGGTTGCCCGCCGGGACATGCCAGCAACTCTATTTCAGGGTGTTTGGCATGGAGTTAAACGTGCATCGTCTACACACGTCAGCCGTCGCTTGTACTTGCCCAGTTATACAGGTTTACCTACACTTACTAGGTCGCTTTATCTTGGTATCGCATTGGAACCGTTAGGAAATAGTCCGAGTAAGTGCCCTTCTTGCGTTGTTCTTTTGAAAGCCATGGATCTTTTGAAATCCAACATAACCACATACttattcttcttctccttTGCCACTTTCAAAAAAGTTGCGTACCATACCATTTCAGAACCTGAAGAAACCCAAAGCATGTACTCTTCGCATTGGTATCCTTGTACGCTCCGACAACATCCGAACCTCAGGAGCGTCCTCAGGAGAGATAGCGTAAGGCCACCTGATAAAACGCACCTCTCGGACGTGGCAAGTAGGGCACAATTTTCCGCGTGGCTCCGGCTCGGATCTTTCAACTCGGTACCTATAAACCTGCTTATTATTGGGTCGTAAATTGAACGAGTTGTGGGCAAAAGGCTTTTTAGTATGTTTGGTGTTGTTGAAGATGGTTATAAAAAGGGCCGCTATACAAAAGGTAGAGTCCTTCGGCGATTACCAAACGGTACGCACATGGTTCGAAGTAAGCGTTCTGGTGCGTTTGATGTGCCTCGCCCTTTTCTGGTCCCTCCGTTTCGCCGTACCGCACCGAAGGAACTTCTTCCGGATGTCGGGTGACAGGCACGGTTGAAGTGATTCATGTCGGGCAGCCAGAAGGAACGAGATGTGACGCACCGACACAAACACCCGTCATGAATGTGAGCATAATGTGGAGTGTTTCTGCAGGCTGGCTGCAATGCCCAAGGAGGTTCCTTACAAGAATTGGACCCGTttgagagagaggaaaaaaatcccTTTAACTACCAACAGTTAACGACAACGAGCACCGGTTTGAAGTATTCGCATCCATCAACGAAGAGGCATCATGTTTATGGAATGTCACCGAGCGTGGAAAGTCCTTGTCGACAGTGCGGGCGTCAGTCAATAATGTCTTCAGGAGAGCAACGCGTCGTTGAAACTTTTtctatgtgtgttttttttttggttttgttttgataagtCACGCATAAAATTCGTAATTGCTCACTCCTAATGACGCGCCATCGCAATGAGGGGGACGTTCTGCGCGAATGCTTCTGAACGACACCGGATGAGGAGCTCGCTTTTcagttccttttttgtttgctactCTTTCCAGTTGTTGGACTACAAAGATGCTAATAGAGAAAAGAGCTAATAGGGAGGGTGAAGCAATTAGGCTTGCAAATCAAGACAAGTTTTTCCACGCTATGTTTCACCGTGGGACATGAAACTATGTGGAGTTGGTTCACATCTTAACATTATTAATAGCTACTAACTGTACCCTTACAGGACTTGCTAAATTAAACGGTTGCCAGCATACAATCTTACTACTTCGATTAGATTCCACTAAGTAAAGGGCTTTGATGTATGAAAACCTACCAAAATTTTGCTACTTCAGCATTTATCGGTTTTTCTCGGTGAATTTTTAACTgacataaattaataaaataatttgtagCTCAAACAACAagtaaagaaacattttttatttatcattttcaaaataaaatacaacttAAGTATTGAAAAGCTAGAAACTAAAGAAaaatgtcaaatgtcaatAATCAAAAACTGAATAAGTTCTTCAGATAAAACACAAAGTTATTCTCTTCAGGCCACAGATTCAGCATACTGTTTTAATAATTACTTGAAGTacttatttaaatgtttaggATACTAGTtgttacatttcttttttataaaacatttacaatTCTTTTACAAGATGATCTCGTTGCCTTCGTAGCAATTCTACGCCTTCAAACTGGATCAAAATACTTTAATTTTCAGATCGCATGTTCAGCTGTCTGGGATTTTTCTCAATCTCCCCTTTAATACATCGATTCCGTTCAAAATGATCCACATAACCCAGTTCAACGTACCGGAAACCGGCTTAAACTTCAATCGTCCTTCGTTGCTGATGAGCAAACGCCACCTTCACCTCCCACCGAGCAGAAATGGGAAACCCACCCACAAGCGGTGACTGACGAAAGACAAATATCGGTTGTAAAAATCGGAATCGGCAAGCATATCGCCCGGGACATTGAAACAGTTTCGAGCTTGGACTGTGAGTGGTTGGAAATCGACATATACTCGGGAATATGTTCGCTCCTGTGTGTTGTGATTGTGGCGCAATTTATGCTCGGTTCAGCCCAACGTAGTGCATTTTGCTATTTGGTTTTTAGCTTTCGACCAAGTGTCGTTCGGTTTGGTAGAACGAAGGGCTCGAAAGGAGTGCAGCGGAAGCAAGGATAGTGGGGCGTTAACGACATGTTTCACCCGTTTGCtggtgcaaaataaaataagtaaagAAATAACATTCCACTCCGTTTGCAGCGAAACGACACGCACGACAAAAGGCCTGAAGAACGCCGCAAGACGCATCCTTCCAGCCTGTTGTCGAAcaaaagtgaaatgaaattgttCAGTGTGGATgtactgtttttgtttttttttgtagttgccccgttttccaccggtagacagcagtgttttattttcgtataTGTGTATCGTAAACGAGCAACCTGTTCATCGCCATCCGAACGCCATTATGCCGCCACGGGACACAAACAGGTTCCCCGGAATGGTGTTCCAAGCGCCAGGGCGAGGAGTTGTACCCCTGGGAGGCAAGTAGGAaggaaagaaggaaggaaggaaggatgaGTCCTGCGAGCGGAGGCCACAGGGGCACCGCTCGCGTGTGTTGGTTTGTGCGAGGAAGCTGTGACGTTGTAAGCCGTTACCATCGTCAGTAGGCCACGCCTTTAGTGTCGTTACTATGTCGACATCCCAAAGGAAACAATTTGCGCGCCTGCTCTGCTAGAGCATCATCTCGCTCTCGTTTTTCCTGTCTCACTCAAGTTTTCCACCCTCTACTgtccctctctctttcgctgTTTCTCTCGCTTTCTCGTTCGGGAAAACTCCCGGCCGGGCGCCATGATTGAACCGCGTGTCTTGCGTGGGGGAAAAATCGTGCGTGGTTGAAAAAGGATGCTTCTCCACCGAGCgcgtcgtcggcgtcgtcgtcggaagTGGCTGAGGTTTTTCCAAGACAGTGCGCGCCGCTGGCTCGCTCATCCCGCCTTGGTGCCACCGGCGGGTGCGAAAGAGTCGAACCCAACGGGACGCACGCCTTACACG encodes:
- the LOC131294228 gene encoding esterase B1-like; the encoded protein is MVCGTIGFFVRHRLIRLLPPSVRPVVIVKQGKVRGVTSTLSNGAQYHFFKGIPYAEPPVGKLRFRPPVPLERFRKPIVDCYAERANAMQKDFLSNHVSGAESCLYLNVFTPRLPGEADATKGVPRLPVMVFIHGGGFQSGSGSSFFYDPDYFVQQDVIVVTFNYRLGPLGFLCLPGAGIPGNAALKDQLLALRWVNENIAQFGGNPDNVTLFGESAGSMSAYLHYLSPNSQKYFQRVICQSGVACSDAFFQVEPVEKARKLARFFGYTGDSDQGVLETLEKVPVKELARHQGQAISEAEKHLALIFVFRPVIEEQQTDDSIITQHPREILKTYDSLRMPLLEGCNSGEGILALRTLGKRWHAFGRSPERMVPVLLSRPPGMDPTLVGQEIKRFYFGERPVDGRTINQMNDLMSDNTFITNSVIGAEWLAKYQPNVTHFHYRFSYDGRLSLLKRLFLLSHVSGACHGDDLMYMFKASFLPTIPPNSDECRVRNIFIALWTSFAKHGHPSQGSSAVVPVKWEPVQKVARDSDDFNLDCLEINTVPQMVRNPGNGRLQFWRKLLKQYRPDYL
- the LOC131294230 gene encoding carboxylic ester hydrolase-like — translated: MLPFLAAVLRLLVGLWYVWCERVWYRLVPPRTTSTVTIAPGKVRGVRARGPRGVHYHYFKGIPYAVPPVGELRFKSPVPLESFQRPVVDCFVEGSKCLQYDQILKVLVGSEDGLFLNVYTPELPRDGSMTAQMPVMVYIHGGGFMCGSGDSFLYDPVHFLQHRVVVVTFNYRLGPLGFLSFPEAGVEGNAGLKDQLLVMRWIRQNISAFGGDPNNVTLFGESAGAKAAYLHYLSPVSRKYFHRIICQSGVACSDFVLQVNPSGKARKLANCLGYRGSSDSEAFDVLRKAPAAQLIRYQMETLDASEQLQELKFPFRPVVEGSYPEAIVTEHPLDALRSSILEPPIPIITGCNSGEGMVALVEAKKNLTQYNRHPERLVPASIRLQTDTIIGIGEKVKKFYFDQRPISSQTLPELMDLLSDNEYLMATVTAAELMSRYQPQVPHYCYYFSFDGRYGNTKQLLNMSHLPGVCHGDDVFYMFHSALNCGALPEDADENRVRQWIVKLWTNFARHGNPTPAARDVELPTWEPVAVGQRERFRLDCLQIDRTLRMTSDPFGRRCAFWRDLFHAYGYSSRKLSS